One genomic segment of Bradyrhizobium prioriisuperbiae includes these proteins:
- a CDS encoding sensor histidine kinase: protein MTQHAPSLRRVLLINLLVPTSVLAIALGVAGALLIDRTVETAFDRVLDGSVRAIAERITVEDDEVSVDLPQVALGMLETRANDSVYYSVSYNGVPVTGYQDLPLAELPRQARSAVTHFDFIYKNAPIRLAALAQPVYGKPEPVLIEVAETRNGRNATRRELLLALAGLEAGIILTAALLGWLAVKRGLAPLVDLGREIDARQIRTGERLQPLNLAAVPEEALPPARAINQLFERLEAAIKVIRDFIGDASHQMKTPLASLRVHLALLERSGPRPADRDTITEIEKSTRHLDRLVAQLIALARAEESAINDDSGQARCDLVAAAADAVSALAPIAATKDVEIALEAGTLPVFAQIEPTVLHEALINLIDNAIQYNRSGGSVIVRVLAGERNAIQVCDDGPGIAPELRARVFDRFYRVPSVDRPSGSGLGLSIVRTLLQQSSAAIQLADGPDGKGLTVTIDFVASMHAPQP from the coding sequence GTGACGCAGCACGCTCCCTCGCTTCGCCGTGTCCTGCTTATCAATCTGTTGGTCCCCACGAGCGTCCTCGCGATCGCGCTTGGCGTCGCCGGCGCACTCTTGATTGACCGCACCGTCGAGACGGCGTTCGATCGGGTGCTGGACGGCTCGGTCCGGGCCATCGCTGAGCGCATCACGGTGGAGGACGATGAAGTGAGCGTCGACCTGCCCCAAGTCGCGCTGGGCATGCTCGAGACCCGCGCCAACGACAGCGTCTATTACAGCGTCTCCTACAACGGGGTCCCGGTGACCGGCTACCAGGACCTGCCGCTCGCCGAGTTGCCACGGCAGGCGCGAAGCGCGGTCACACATTTCGATTTCATCTACAAGAACGCGCCCATCCGCCTCGCCGCCCTCGCCCAGCCGGTCTATGGCAAGCCGGAGCCGGTGCTGATCGAAGTCGCCGAAACCCGCAACGGACGCAACGCCACCCGGCGCGAACTGCTGCTAGCGCTGGCTGGCCTGGAAGCCGGGATCATCCTCACCGCTGCGCTGCTCGGATGGCTCGCCGTCAAACGCGGACTCGCCCCGCTGGTCGATCTCGGCCGCGAGATCGACGCCCGCCAGATCAGGACCGGCGAACGCCTGCAGCCGCTCAATCTCGCGGCAGTGCCCGAAGAGGCGCTTCCGCCGGCGCGCGCGATCAACCAGCTGTTCGAGCGGCTCGAGGCCGCGATCAAGGTTATTCGCGACTTCATCGGCGACGCGTCGCATCAAATGAAAACGCCGCTGGCCTCGTTGCGGGTGCACCTCGCTTTGCTCGAGCGCAGCGGACCGCGGCCGGCCGACCGGGACACCATAACCGAGATCGAGAAATCGACCCGGCACCTGGACCGGTTGGTGGCGCAATTGATTGCGCTGGCGCGCGCCGAGGAAAGCGCCATCAATGACGACAGCGGCCAGGCGCGATGTGACCTGGTGGCGGCAGCGGCGGATGCGGTCAGCGCGCTGGCGCCGATCGCCGCAACCAAGGATGTCGAGATCGCGTTGGAAGCCGGAACGCTGCCGGTGTTTGCACAGATCGAACCGACGGTGCTGCACGAGGCGCTGATCAATTTGATCGACAATGCGATTCAGTACAATCGCAGCGGCGGCTCGGTCATTGTGCGCGTGCTGGCTGGCGAGCGAAACGCGATTCAGGTTTGCGACGACGGACCGGGCATTGCACCCGAGCTGCGCGCGCGGGTGTTCGATCGGTTCTATCGGGTGCCGTCGGTGGACCGGCCGTCCGGTTCGGGCCTTGGACTGTCGATCGTGCGAACGCTGCTGCAGCAGAGCTCCGCCGCGATCCAATTGGCCGATGGTCCCGATGGCAAAGGGCTCACGGTCACGATCGACTTTGTCGCGTCGATGCATGCCCCTCAGCCATAG
- a CDS encoding 2-hydroxycarboxylate transporter family protein, giving the protein MSAHDAGAIPTRAGDLQSTPDSLDKPSSRFWPERWWKLVDFRVGIIPLPIYIVLVILVATLVLTGEVKSDGPTMIAVLVLGGFTCAEIGKRTPILRSIGAGAIFATFIPSALAYYHLIPAQIERSIVDFTKATNFLYLFIASIIVGSIFAMDRDVLIKGFVKIFAPLVIGSIAAAIVGTAVGTALGLGTHHTFFYVVVPIMAGGVGEGAIPLSIGYAALTGVPQGEVFAQVLPPVMLGSLTAILLSGLLNFVGKKYPHLTGEGRLQPLKEGEIDIQAVREEDGKEQGVGHVGVSVIAAAGLTAITLYLLGVICHHLFGLPAPVAMLFLAVLAKLTRAVSPQLQQGGLVVFDFVRTTMTYPLLFAIGVALTPWDKLVAAFHIANIITIVSTVVTIMVTGFFVGRFMGMYPIETAIVNACHSGQGGTGDVAILTAANRMQLMPFAQIATRIGGAITVTAVLIILGYFR; this is encoded by the coding sequence ATGTCGGCACATGATGCGGGCGCAATCCCGACACGGGCGGGTGATCTTCAATCGACTCCGGATTCTCTTGACAAGCCGTCGTCGCGGTTCTGGCCGGAGCGGTGGTGGAAGCTGGTGGACTTCCGCGTCGGAATCATCCCCCTCCCGATCTATATTGTTCTGGTCATTCTCGTTGCCACGCTGGTCTTGACCGGCGAGGTCAAGTCCGACGGCCCGACCATGATCGCGGTCCTGGTGCTGGGCGGCTTCACCTGTGCCGAGATCGGCAAACGCACTCCGATCCTGCGCAGCATCGGCGCCGGTGCGATCTTTGCGACCTTCATTCCCTCGGCGCTGGCCTATTATCATTTGATCCCAGCCCAGATCGAACGTTCGATCGTCGACTTCACCAAGGCCACCAACTTCCTCTATCTCTTCATCGCCTCGATTATCGTCGGCAGCATTTTCGCGATGGATCGCGACGTGCTGATCAAGGGTTTTGTCAAGATTTTCGCGCCGCTGGTGATTGGCTCGATCGCCGCCGCCATTGTCGGCACCGCCGTCGGTACCGCACTCGGGCTCGGCACCCATCACACCTTCTTCTACGTGGTGGTACCGATCATGGCCGGCGGGGTCGGCGAGGGCGCCATCCCGCTGTCGATCGGCTACGCAGCCTTGACCGGCGTGCCCCAGGGCGAGGTGTTCGCCCAGGTCCTGCCCCCGGTGATGCTCGGCAGCCTGACCGCGATCCTGCTCTCCGGCTTGCTGAATTTCGTCGGCAAAAAGTATCCCCATCTCACCGGTGAAGGGCGGCTGCAGCCGCTCAAGGAGGGCGAGATCGACATCCAGGCGGTGCGTGAGGAAGACGGCAAGGAACAAGGCGTCGGCCATGTCGGCGTGTCGGTGATCGCGGCCGCCGGGCTCACGGCGATCACGCTCTATCTGCTCGGTGTGATCTGTCACCATCTGTTCGGGCTGCCGGCGCCGGTGGCCATGCTGTTTCTGGCGGTGCTGGCCAAACTGACCCGCGCGGTCTCGCCGCAATTACAGCAGGGCGGTCTTGTGGTGTTCGATTTCGTGCGCACCACCATGACCTATCCGCTGCTGTTCGCGATCGGCGTCGCTTTGACGCCGTGGGACAAGCTGGTGGCGGCGTTTCATATCGCCAACATCATCACCATTGTCTCGACGGTCGTGACCATCATGGTGACCGGCTTCTTCGTCGGTCGCTTCATGGGCATGTATCCGATCGAGACCGCGATCGTGAACGCCTGCCACAGCGGGCAGGGCGGCACCGGTGACGTCGCGATCCTGACCGCCGCCAACCGCATGCAGCTGATGCCGTTCGCCCAGATCGCGACCCGTATCGGAGGCGCCATCACGGTCACCGCCGTGCTGATCATCCTCGGCTACTTCAGATGA
- a CDS encoding isocitrate/isopropylmalate dehydrogenase family protein has protein sequence MVFANIENKIPATLIPGDGIGPEIMDAVVRILDVLGAPFAWDVQQGGLAGIKSAGDPLPGALIDSIRRTQLALKGPLTTPVGGGFRSVNVRLREEFHLYANLRPVRTMIPGQRYDDIDLVLIRENLEGLYVAFEHYIEVGDDPHAVAISSGVNTRAGAKRIIRYAFEYALSHGRKKVTVVHKANVLKALTGIFLEVGREMAKEYEGRVVMDDRIVDACAMQLVMNPWQFDVIVTTNLFGDILSDQMSGLVGGLGMAPGANIGEKAAIFEAVHGSAPDIAGKGIANPLALLLATCLMLKHVDRADLAARLQTAVDQTLKVDGVRTGDIGGKASTNDFAAAIIKRLANG, from the coding sequence ATGGTCTTCGCAAACATCGAGAACAAAATCCCGGCAACGCTGATTCCCGGCGATGGCATCGGCCCGGAAATCATGGACGCGGTCGTCCGCATCCTCGACGTGCTCGGTGCGCCATTCGCCTGGGATGTGCAGCAGGGCGGCTTGGCCGGAATCAAGAGCGCCGGCGATCCGTTGCCTGGAGCGCTGATCGACAGCATCCGCCGCACACAACTTGCGCTGAAGGGACCGCTGACCACGCCCGTGGGCGGCGGATTCCGCTCGGTGAACGTGCGGCTGCGTGAGGAATTTCATCTGTATGCCAATCTGCGCCCGGTCCGCACCATGATTCCGGGCCAGCGTTACGACGATATCGACCTGGTTCTGATCCGCGAGAATCTCGAAGGCCTCTATGTGGCGTTCGAGCATTACATCGAAGTCGGCGACGATCCGCATGCGGTGGCGATTTCGTCGGGGGTCAACACCCGCGCCGGGGCCAAGCGCATCATTCGTTATGCGTTTGAATACGCCCTGAGCCATGGGCGCAAGAAAGTCACTGTCGTGCACAAGGCCAACGTGCTGAAGGCGCTCACCGGCATTTTCCTCGAAGTCGGGCGCGAGATGGCGAAAGAATACGAGGGGCGGGTCGTAATGGACGACCGGATCGTCGATGCCTGCGCCATGCAGTTGGTGATGAATCCCTGGCAGTTCGACGTCATCGTCACCACCAATCTGTTCGGCGATATCCTGTCCGACCAGATGTCGGGGCTGGTCGGCGGCCTCGGCATGGCGCCCGGCGCGAACATCGGCGAGAAGGCCGCGATCTTCGAGGCGGTTCATGGCTCGGCACCCGACATCGCGGGCAAGGGCATTGCCAACCCGCTCGCCTTGCTGTTGGCTACCTGTCTGATGCTGAAACATGTCGACAGGGCCGATCTCGCCGCACGACTGCAGACCGCCGTCGACCAGACCCTGAAAGTCGACGGCGTGCGCACCGGTGATATCGGCGGCAAGGCAAGCACCAACGATTTCGCGGCCGCCATCATCAAGCGGCTGGCGAACGGATGA
- a CDS encoding ABC transporter substrate-binding protein, with protein MSSIGSRNPAALMYRTIARAFVFACVFVAGCAAAENASESGAAAKVDLFVKSTTNSPEAADLIAGFMKLNPDVTVRYSKTLSTSLFDGVAGPADAKDPIDLVWSSAMDLQIKLANDGFASEYRSAEADSIPAWAQWKDIAYGITTEPVVMVYNKRLLRDDMVPKDRAGLLQVLTDHPAVFQGRIATYDPELSGTGLLFITQDVRITPLTWKLVSALGRAGVKLYTSSNPMIDRVITGEFVLAYNVLGAYALERAKQDPDLGIVFPADYTLLMSRIALIPRSALHPAAARRFMDYLLSRAGQAQLAGHSLSSVRTDIQPAVPDRVAKSLRPIALNIDLLTYLDRAKRNRFLAQWKKTLQGQ; from the coding sequence ATGTCGTCCATCGGATCACGGAATCCAGCTGCATTGATGTATCGCACCATCGCCCGCGCCTTCGTTTTCGCCTGCGTGTTCGTGGCAGGCTGCGCGGCGGCTGAAAACGCGAGCGAGTCCGGGGCTGCGGCGAAGGTCGATCTTTTCGTCAAATCGACAACCAACAGTCCCGAGGCCGCGGACCTGATCGCCGGGTTCATGAAACTCAATCCGGACGTCACCGTTCGTTATTCCAAGACCCTGTCGACCAGCCTGTTCGACGGCGTGGCCGGGCCGGCCGACGCGAAAGACCCGATCGATCTGGTCTGGAGCTCGGCGATGGACCTGCAGATCAAGCTCGCCAATGACGGCTTTGCATCGGAATATCGCTCCGCGGAGGCCGACAGCATTCCGGCCTGGGCGCAGTGGAAGGACATCGCTTATGGCATCACCACCGAACCGGTGGTGATGGTCTATAATAAACGGTTGCTGCGCGACGACATGGTGCCGAAGGACCGCGCCGGGCTGCTGCAGGTCCTGACCGATCACCCCGCTGTCTTCCAAGGCCGGATCGCGACTTACGATCCGGAACTCAGCGGAACGGGATTGCTGTTCATCACCCAGGATGTCCGCATCACGCCGCTGACATGGAAGCTCGTGTCCGCGCTCGGGCGGGCCGGCGTGAAACTCTATACGTCGTCCAACCCGATGATCGATCGTGTGATCACAGGTGAATTCGTCCTGGCATACAACGTGCTCGGCGCCTATGCGCTTGAACGTGCCAAGCAGGATCCGGATCTCGGCATCGTCTTTCCCGCCGATTACACCCTGCTGATGTCGCGCATTGCCTTGATTCCCCGCTCCGCGCTGCACCCCGCCGCGGCCCGGCGGTTCATGGATTATCTGCTGTCCCGCGCGGGGCAGGCACAACTGGCCGGGCATTCCCTGAGTTCGGTGCGCACCGATATTCAGCCGGCCGTCCCCGATCGGGTCGCAAAGTCGCTGCGGCCGATTGCACTCAACATCGATCTGTTGACATACCTCGACCGGGCCAAGCGAAACCGGTTTCTGGCGCAATGGAAGAAGACGCTCCAGGGACAATGA
- a CDS encoding MFS transporter, producing the protein MATLATAETSPLEVETMRRVTWRIIPFLMLCYFIAFVDRVNAGFAALQMNHDIGLSAAAFGLGGGLFYITYVLCEVPSNLAMAKVGARLWIARIMISWGIVAACMALVVGPYSFYAVRLLLGAAEAGFFPGVILYLTYWFPAKYRGRIVALFMVAIPLSSFFGSPISAALLQLDGALGFHGWQWMFVLEAIPAIILGVISFFYLADGPASARWLSDPQRQWLASRLADENSSPKATAKHLSLWQVMSNKYVLAASLIYAGASGASQCLSLWQPQIIKSFGLTNMQTGLLNSIPFGVASVLMILWGRSSDRSQERRWHTALPLFLLAGSLAVAPLVDSLSATILVLCVAVTATYIVKGPFWALATEWMSAGVAAAAIAQVNAIGNLGGFFGSYLLGAIKDATGSYALGLLPLAGLSAAGCILVMLLGRGQRREPAASLEAVH; encoded by the coding sequence ATGGCAACCCTTGCCACAGCGGAAACGTCGCCCCTGGAAGTCGAAACCATGCGGCGGGTGACCTGGCGCATCATTCCGTTCCTGATGCTTTGCTACTTCATCGCGTTTGTCGATCGCGTCAATGCGGGCTTCGCCGCGCTGCAGATGAACCATGACATCGGCTTGTCCGCCGCCGCGTTCGGGCTCGGCGGCGGCCTGTTCTACATCACCTATGTGCTGTGCGAGGTGCCGAGCAATCTGGCAATGGCCAAGGTGGGCGCGCGGCTCTGGATCGCGCGGATCATGATCTCTTGGGGCATTGTCGCGGCCTGCATGGCGCTCGTGGTCGGTCCTTATTCGTTTTATGCTGTTCGCCTGCTGCTGGGCGCTGCGGAAGCGGGCTTCTTCCCTGGCGTGATTCTGTACCTGACCTACTGGTTCCCAGCGAAGTATCGTGGCCGCATCGTCGCGCTGTTCATGGTAGCGATCCCGCTCTCGAGCTTTTTCGGCTCGCCAATTTCGGCGGCGCTGCTGCAGCTCGATGGTGCGCTCGGTTTTCATGGCTGGCAGTGGATGTTCGTGCTGGAGGCTATTCCGGCCATCATCCTGGGCGTGATCTCGTTCTTTTACCTCGCCGACGGGCCGGCGAGCGCGCGCTGGCTGAGCGATCCCCAACGGCAATGGCTGGCGAGCCGTCTCGCCGACGAGAATTCATCGCCCAAGGCGACGGCGAAGCATCTGTCGCTCTGGCAGGTGATGTCCAACAAATACGTGCTGGCAGCATCGCTGATCTATGCGGGTGCGTCCGGCGCCAGCCAATGCCTGTCATTGTGGCAGCCGCAGATCATCAAGTCGTTCGGCCTGACCAACATGCAGACGGGATTGCTGAACTCCATTCCGTTCGGCGTCGCATCGGTGCTGATGATCCTGTGGGGACGCAGTTCCGACCGGTCGCAGGAACGCCGCTGGCATACGGCGTTGCCGTTGTTTCTGCTCGCCGGCAGCCTCGCTGTCGCGCCGCTGGTCGACTCGCTGTCCGCGACTATCCTTGTGCTCTGCGTCGCGGTCACCGCGACCTACATCGTCAAGGGCCCGTTCTGGGCGCTGGCGACGGAATGGATGTCGGCAGGCGTCGCCGCGGCGGCGATCGCCCAGGTCAATGCGATCGGAAATCTTGGCGGGTTCTTCGGCAGCTACCTCCTCGGCGCCATCAAGGACGCCACGGGCAGCTACGCGCTGGGCCTGCTGCCGCTCGCCGGGCTGTCGGCTGCCGGATGCATTCTTGTGATGCTGCTCGGTCGCGGCCAGCGGCGGGAGCCTGCCGCAAGTCTGGAAGCCGTCCATTGA
- a CDS encoding acetolactate synthase large subunit, translating into MTKGSDLLVAALENEGVDRIFGVPGEENLDVVESLRNSKIELVLTRHEQAAAFMAATHGRLTGKPGVCISTLGPGALNFSTGAAYAHLGAMPMLMITGQKAIMSSRQARFQIVDVIASMKPLTKLSRQIVSAASIPTLVRDAFRVAMEERPGPVHLELPEDIAGEEVADVPMVPIHPIEIPVAHRAALDRAAEMIMRAERPLIMLGAAASRPRSTFGLAGFVRRTGIPFFTTQMGKGTVPGGTNLYMGTAALSERDYVHEAVDKADLIIAIGHDTIEKPPFIMGPNGPKVIHVSYTPANVEQVYFPDAEVVGDVGPSLELLADRVEGKLPRAGALLSLRDGILSRIADRNTEDRWPPTPQRLVHDVRQVIPSDGIVALDNGMYKIWFARNYRTFVANTLLLDNALATMGAGLPSAMMAAMLYPKRRVMAVCGDGGFMMNSQEMETAVRLKLNLVVLILDDSAYGMIRWKQAVDNFPDFGLTFGNPDFVKYAESYGAKGARVEKLDDFIPTLENAFNSGGVHLIAVPIDYSENMRVLVDELRARLPVAPGT; encoded by the coding sequence ATGACCAAGGGCTCCGATCTGCTCGTTGCAGCGCTGGAAAATGAAGGCGTCGACCGCATCTTCGGCGTGCCGGGGGAGGAAAATCTCGACGTCGTCGAATCGCTGCGCAACTCCAAGATCGAGCTGGTGCTGACGCGCCACGAGCAGGCCGCTGCGTTCATGGCAGCCACCCATGGCCGGCTCACCGGCAAGCCCGGCGTCTGCATTTCAACGCTTGGCCCCGGCGCGCTGAATTTTTCCACTGGCGCTGCCTATGCCCATCTCGGCGCCATGCCGATGCTGATGATCACCGGCCAGAAGGCGATCATGAGCAGCCGCCAGGCGCGTTTCCAGATCGTCGACGTCATCGCGTCGATGAAGCCGCTGACCAAACTGTCGCGGCAGATCGTCAGCGCTGCCAGCATTCCCACCCTGGTGCGCGACGCGTTCCGGGTGGCGATGGAAGAGCGCCCGGGTCCGGTGCATCTGGAACTGCCGGAGGATATCGCCGGTGAGGAGGTGGCGGACGTGCCGATGGTACCGATCCATCCGATCGAGATTCCGGTGGCCCACCGCGCCGCGCTCGATCGCGCCGCCGAGATGATCATGCGCGCCGAGCGTCCCCTGATCATGCTTGGCGCCGCCGCCAGCCGTCCGCGCTCGACGTTCGGGCTGGCCGGCTTCGTGCGCCGCACCGGCATTCCGTTTTTCACCACGCAAATGGGCAAGGGCACCGTGCCCGGTGGCACCAATCTCTACATGGGCACCGCGGCGCTGTCGGAGCGCGACTATGTGCATGAGGCGGTCGACAAGGCCGATCTCATCATCGCTATCGGCCATGACACCATCGAGAAGCCGCCCTTCATCATGGGGCCGAACGGACCGAAGGTGATCCATGTCAGCTACACCCCGGCGAACGTGGAGCAGGTGTATTTTCCGGATGCCGAAGTGGTCGGCGATGTCGGACCCAGCCTGGAGTTGCTGGCCGACCGTGTCGAGGGCAAGCTGCCACGCGCCGGCGCGCTGCTGTCGCTGCGCGACGGCATCCTGAGCCGGATCGCCGATCGCAACACCGAGGACCGCTGGCCGCCGACGCCGCAGCGGCTGGTGCACGATGTGCGCCAGGTCATTCCCAGTGATGGCATCGTCGCGCTTGACAACGGCATGTACAAGATTTGGTTCGCGCGCAACTACCGCACCTTCGTCGCCAACACGCTGCTGCTCGACAACGCGCTCGCTACCATGGGCGCCGGGCTGCCTTCGGCAATGATGGCGGCGATGCTCTATCCCAAGCGCCGCGTCATGGCGGTGTGCGGCGATGGCGGGTTCATGATGAACAGCCAGGAGATGGAGACGGCCGTCCGACTCAAGCTGAACCTGGTCGTGCTGATCCTCGACGACAGCGCCTACGGCATGATCCGCTGGAAGCAGGCAGTGGATAATTTCCCGGACTTCGGCCTTACCTTCGGCAACCCGGATTTTGTCAAGTATGCGGAGTCCTACGGGGCCAAGGGGGCACGGGTCGAGAAGCTGGACGACTTCATCCCGACGCTGGAGAATGCGTTCAACAGCGGCGGCGTTCATCTGATCGCGGTGCCGATCGACTATTCCGAGAATATGCGCGTCCTTGTCGATGAGCTGCGTGCCCGCTTGCCCGTAGCACCCGGGACTTGA
- a CDS encoding response regulator transcription factor, with product MRILIIEDDFSLVAGLKKALAPAGIAVDHEASGAGGIEIAPSEAYSLIVLDLALPDMSGEEVLSRLRGRGSDVPILILTAQDAVAEKVKCLNLGADDYLTKPFDLHEFEARVKALARRGKGRPAPVLKCGSLVFETSTATASVRDIPLSLRRREAAVLAILMSHSGKLVRKDRLISEVFGFDEPVAPNAIELYVARLRQKLGPDGPPIRTIRGLGYLLEER from the coding sequence TTGCGAATTCTCATCATCGAAGATGACTTCTCTCTGGTGGCCGGCCTGAAGAAGGCGCTGGCGCCGGCGGGCATTGCGGTCGACCACGAAGCCAGCGGCGCGGGCGGAATCGAGATCGCGCCGTCGGAAGCCTATTCGCTGATCGTGCTCGACCTCGCACTGCCGGACATGTCGGGCGAAGAGGTGCTCAGCCGGCTGCGCGGCCGCGGATCGGACGTGCCGATCCTGATCCTGACCGCACAAGACGCTGTGGCCGAGAAGGTCAAATGCCTGAATCTCGGCGCCGACGACTATCTGACCAAGCCATTCGATCTCCACGAATTCGAAGCGCGGGTGAAGGCACTGGCACGGCGCGGCAAGGGGCGGCCCGCTCCGGTTCTCAAATGCGGCTCCCTGGTGTTCGAGACTTCGACGGCGACGGCCAGTGTTCGTGACATCCCGTTGTCACTGCGCCGGCGCGAAGCCGCCGTTCTCGCTATCCTGATGTCCCATTCCGGCAAGCTGGTGCGCAAGGATCGACTGATCTCCGAGGTGTTCGGCTTCGACGAGCCGGTCGCGCCAAATGCGATCGAGCTCTACGTCGCGCGCCTGCGCCAGAAACTCGGACCGGATGGCCCGCCGATCCGGACCATTCGCGGACTTGGCTATCTGCTGGAGGAGAGGTGA